TCCGTGGCCGGGCCGCAGTCCGGCGAGGTCAGGTCCTCGCAGGTGACCAGCGACTTGTCGGAGTTGATGAAGGCCCACGTGGCCGAACCGATGATGGACTGGCCCGAGTTCGTCTTCAGGCCGTTCTCACCGCCGACCAGCGCCACCGCGTAGCGCGAGCCCTTCGGCCACGCCGGCAGGCCCGTGTTCGGATCCACCGGGGGGATGATGTTGAGGAGGTCCGTGTCCTCGTTGTACGCGAGCGTCGGCGTCACCGGCTTCGTCGCCAGCGGCGTGCCCGCGTACATGTCGATGAAGATGACCGTCTTCGGGCTCACCGTGCGCGGATCAAGGTCCTTGATCTTGGTGTTCGCGATGGCGGACGTGGGGAAGCCGTTGAGCGAGTTCAGGTAGTCGCGCGTGAACTCCTGCTCCGCCGCGGACGCCGCCGGGTTGATGGGCGCGTTCACCCGCTTCGTCTGCGGGTCGATGGTGATGATGGCCAGGTCGTTGGGGGAGGGGACCACGGCGGGAGACGCCGAAGGGTCGAACTCCGCGAGGCCGACGTTCAGGTTCGGAGCGTCCTGCGCAATCTCCGGCGTGCAGGCGACGGCTCCCAGGGCCATGGCCCCGAGGAACAACTGTTTCTTCATGGTGGGAATCCCCTCCAGCCCAAGGTGAACTGCTGGAAACAATGCAGTGAGTAGCACGCCGTCCCCCGGTCACAAAGTGAGAGGGATTGACGCGCCGAGTCAGGCATGGGGCCCGCGCGTGCACGTGAGTGGACGTCTCACGCGGCGTGCGCGGTCGCGAGGGCGTGACGCGCGGAGGAACGCGGATACGCTGCCGTCCATGAAACGACTGCTGACTGTGTTGGCGATGACCGTGGCGATGAGCGCGAGCGCGGAGGAGGCCGGAGGGCTGACGTGGAGCGCGCCGCCGGAGTGGGCCGCCCAGCCTCCCCGTCCGATGCGCGCCGCGACGTACAAGGTGCCCGCCGCGAAGGGAGACGCGGAAGACGCGGAACTGGCTGTCTTCTACTTCGGGCAGGGGCAGGGCGGCGCGGTGGACGCGAACGTGAAGCGCTGGGTGGCGCAGTTCCAGAAGCCCGACGGCAAGCCCCTGGAGGACAAGGACGCGAAGACGAAGCAGGAGAAGGTGAACGGGCTGCCCGTCACCACGGTGGAGGTGAAGGGCACGTACGCGGGCGGCGGTCCCATGATGGGGCCCTCCACGCCCAAGCCGCACTTCAAGCTGCGCGGCGCCATCGTGGAGGGGCCGGAGGGCGCCCTCTTCTACAAGCTCACCGGGCCGGAGAAGACGGTGAGCGGCGCGGAGAAGGGCTTCCGCAAGATGGTGGAGTCCGTGAAGCCCGCGCCCAAGAAGTAGGGCGGGCAGGCGGATCCGCGGGGGCCCTGGAGAAGCTCCGGGCCCCTTCGCGGGACGTCGGCAAGCGGATTGCTAAGGCCTCCCGGCACACGGCGCCCGAACGCCGAGCACCGGAGGCCTCACGTGTCGATGTGCCGCAGCCCTGAGTTCCAGAACCTCGTCTCCCGCGCCATCACCCTGTTCCCGGAGGACACCGTCCTGGGAGCGCTCCAGCAGATGTACCGCCACGGCGTGCACGTGCTGCCGGTGGTGGAGGGGCGTGGGGGCGACCTGTTGGGCGAGGTGACGGAGGACGAACTGCACCGCGTGGCCCGCCGCCGCCCGCTGGCCCGGCTGGCTGAAATTCTGACCGTGAAGGCGCTGGCGGTGCCGGAAGAAACGACCGTGGAGACGGCCGCCCCGCTGCGGCTGGCGGCCTCCAGCGGCTGGCTGCACTGAAAGGCCCGCGGGTGCCCATCCGGCGCGGGGGAGGGGAAGCCCTGGGGCCCACCCGTCTGAGCGCTGGTGGACACCCGGCCTTGCCCAAAGGGCTGGCAGCGAACACCTCCTCGTGTGACTGGCGGCTGTCTGACGACTCGTACTGGCGGGCGGGCTGCAATCCCGGAAGGAGGTCAACAGCCTGTTGGCGGTGCCCCCGGCTTTTCGTCGAGGGCGAGGAGGCGGGTCATGAAGGCAGTGGCGATCATCCTTGCGGCGGGCAAGGCCCGGCGGATGTCCCACCCCAAGGCGCTCATCGAGCATGAAGGGGGCAAGAGCTTCCTCCAGTCGCTGGCGTCCACCTTCGGAAAGGCGGGGTGCGGGGTGCTGGGTGTGGTGGGCAGCGACGAGGCCGCGGTGCGCGAGCAGCACCCGAGCCTGGAGCTGGTGACGAATCCGAACTGGGAGCGCAGCCTGCTCTCGTCGGTGAAGGCCGGGTTGGAGGCGGCCATGGCCGAGGACGCGGACGTGGTGCTGCTGCATCCGGTGGACATGCCCGCGCTGCGGGTCACCACCGTGAAGTCCATGCTCAAGGACATGGAGCGCGGCGGCTCCGACGGCGTCATGGCGCTCAGGCCGGAGTACGACAACGCCACGGGCTGGCCGGTGGTGCTGTCCAAGGGCGCGGCGCGCAAGCTCCTGGAGGCCGAGGGCGAGGACCTGGAGGCGGCGCTCAAGGTCATCAACCCGCGCCGCCTGAACGTGAAGGACCCCGGCGTCATCGTGAACATCAACACGCCTGAAATCTACGGGCGCGTCTTCAGCATGGAGCCCAAGCTGGCCCCGCCGCCCAAGCGGCGCATGAAGCGCGCGGGCGCGTCCAACGGCTCCGGGGCGGAGACCACCCCGGCGTCCTACGCGGCGTCGTCGGAGGAGTAGCCCCGGCGCGAAGACTCCCGGGGCCCGCACGGTGCGCGGCAACCCCGGGAGTTTTTACTTCAGGCTTCCAGGCCTTCGGTTCCTCAGAACGACAGGCCCAGGCCCAGGTAGGGGCCGGTGAAGCTGTCCGCGTGCACCACGCCGTCCAGGTGGCCGCCGTCGCTGAGGTACAGCGTGCGCCAGCCGCCGCGCAGGTTGAGGGCGCCCAGGTGCAGCGCCAGGCCGGCCTGCATGTCCACCTGGCGGTGCGGGAAGGGCACCACCTGGATGCGCGCCTCCACGTCGAAGGGCGACGGGCCGATGCACGCCTCCAGCGACGCGGCGAAGCTGGGGCCCACGAAGATGGCGTCCGGCGCGTGCGCGCTGGCGATGCCGGCCTCCATGCGGAAGCGGCCGCGCTCGGTGGACCAGGGCGAGATGGTGAGGTGCGCGTCCAGCAGCGTCAGCCGGTCCGTGTCCGGCGAGCCGTCATCCGCCTCCAGGGCGATGCCGCTCACGCGCGCGTCCATGCCCCAGCGCTGGCCGTCCAGGGCCATGAAGAGGTCCAGCGCGCCGCCCACGTCGCCAAAGCTGTTGCCCTGGAGGTTCAGGTGCACGAGCGGCGCGGGCCGGGGCGCGCGCTGGCCGCGGGGCGCCTCCGCGCGAGCGCGGCGGTGGTAGCTGGCCGGGCCCGAGATGAAGAGGACGTCGAACCAGCCGAGGCCCACGCCGGACGAGCGCACGCTGGAGCGCACCGGCGCGTCCGAGGCGCGGCCCACCGGCGTGGCGCGGTGCTCGTGCTTGCCGTCCTTGTCGTCGGAGTCCTTGGCGTCGGAGGTGTTCGGCTTGGAGCGCTTGCCGAAGCGGGCCTCGGCGGGGGCGGACCCCAGCAGGACAGCGACAGCGAGCGCGGCACACAGCGTCTTCCAGAAGCCCACGGCGACCCCTCCTCTTCTTCATGGGCCCACGGGATGGGCCGCGGCATGTGGACGCCTGCTCGCCCGGAATATTCAACCCTCATCACCCCCGGTGGAACCAGGGCCCCGGGGACGGGGGCCGCTGTCCGGAAGGGCGCATGTGCACCCCCGGACATGCGGGGGCTTCAGAAGGCCAGGCCGACGCCCGCGTAGGGGCCCACGAAGCTGTCGATGTGCTGGATGCCGTCCACCTGGCCCGCGTCGTCCAGAACGAGGCCGCGCACGCCGCCGCGCACGTTGAGGGCGCCCAGGTGCAGCGCTAGGCCGGCGCTCGCGTCCAGCTGCCGGTAGGTGCCGGCGGTGCCCTGCACGCGCGCCTCCAGGTCCAGCGGGCCCGCCACGCAGACCTCCAGGGACGTGGCGAGGCTGGGGCCCACGAAGAAGACGTCCGGCGCGTGGGCGGTGGAGAGGCCGCCCTCCAGCCGCCAGCGCACGCGCTCCGTGGACACGGGCGCCCAGGTGAGGTGCATCGTCGCCAGGCGGAGGTCGTCCGTGCCGGGCGAGCCGTCGTCGGTGGGCAGCACCAGCTGCGTGCCCTGCACGGCGATGCCCAGCGCCTCGCCCTCGATGCCCAGGAACGCGTCCCCGGCGACGCCGCCGCCCATGGCGCCCGCGTTGAGGCCCACGCGCAGGTTGAGCGGCTGGACCGCGCGCTGCTCGCGGACGGCCATGGAGGGCCCCGGGTCGGAGGTCTCCGCGACGACGGCCAGCACCTCCGCGGCCGCCACGATGGCGTCACCGTAGAGGTGGGCGGAGTACGAGGGCCGCTCGCGCGGGGGCGAGCGGTAGGAGCGGGATTCGCTCCGCGAGCTGGAGCGGATGGGCGTGGCGGCGTGCACCTTCGAGCTTCGGTCGTCGTCGCGCTTCGCGTCGTCCTTCTTGTTCTCGGACGTGTCCGGGGACTTCTTGCCGAAGCGGGCCTCCGCGGGAGACGCGGCCAGGAGCAGGCCGGCGGCGAAGGTGGCGCACAGCGCGGGGCGGAAGGCGGACACGGGAGGCTCCGAGGCGGGGCGGGGTGAAACCCCCTGCACCCCTGGACGGACCGCCAGGCGTTCTATTCACCTGCGCGTGCGTCAGCGCTGCGCCGTCTTCTTCGCCTTGGCCTTCGCCTGGCGCTTCATGGGCCGCGGCGGCGGCTCCGTGCGCGCCACGGCCGCGCTCTCCGGCGTCACCGGCGTGGGGGACACCCGCAGCGTGATGCGCCGGTTGCTGGCGCGGTGGGGCGGGCTGTCGTTGGGCACCCGCGGCCGGTACGCGGCGTGGCCCGTGGCGCTCAGCCGCTCCGGAGCCAGCCCCTCGCGCTCACCCAGCCGCCGCACCACCACCACGGCCCGCGCGGCGGACAGCTCCCACGCGGTGGTGGCCGGAGCGCCGGGCGCGGCGGGGAGGACTTCATCGGTGTGGGCCTCCACCGCCACGCGGTGGTCCGCGAGCGGGCCCCGGAGCACCGCCGCGGCCTGCTTCAACACGCCAGCGCCCTCCGGCGTGAGCGACGTGGTGGCGGGAGCGAAGAGGAGCCGCTCGGACACCTCCACGCTCAGGGCGTCGTCCTCCAGCGCCACGGTCACGTCGCCCGCCTTGAGCGCGTCCTGAAGCGTCCTGCCCAGCGTCTCGAGCGCCGCCTCGCGCTTCGTGCGCTGCGCCTCCGCGCTCTTCGCCTGGAGCTCCGCCGCCGCGCCGCCCCACTCCTGCGCCTGCTGCTCACGCTCCAGCGCGCGCAGCCGCCGCTCCATGGCCTGCCGCAGCGTCTGCAACTGCGCGACGTGGGCCTCCGACTCGGCGGCTTCGCGCTCCAACTGCGCGCTCCGGGTCTCCAGCGCGTGGAGCGAGCGCGAGCCCAGCCACGCGCCCGTGGAGGCCACCGCCACCGCGACGGCCAGCAGCCCCCAGGGCAGCCACCGCCAGCGTCCGAGCGCTGCTGTCGTCCGCGCGTCGTCCATGGCCCTGAAGGGTAATGGCCCCCGGGGTGTGGGCGGCAAGGTGGCGCCGTGCGACATGTGCCCGCCTGCTTCAGCCGGGGCCGCTCAGGACGGTTTCTTCCACCGGGGCAGGTGCAGCACGAAGCGCGAGCCGGGCCCGCCCTCCGGCGGCGTCTCCACGAGCAGGTCGCCGCCGTGCGCGCGGGCGAGCTGCCGGGAGATGTAGAGGCCCAGGCCCAGGCTCGCTCTCGCGTGCTCGCCGGTGTTGCGCGCGAAGCGCTCGAAGACGCGCTCGCGCGCCTCCGGGGGGATGCCGGGGCCCCAGTCGCGCACGGCGATGATGGCCTTCTCCGCGTCGCGCTCCACGTACAGCTCCACCGGCAGGCCCGGCGCGTACTTCATCGCGTTGGTGAGCAGGTTCATCAGCACCTGCTCCACGCGCGGCCGGTCCGCCAGCGCCACCACCGGCTGGTCCGCGTGCACCACCGCCACGCAGCCCGCGGTGGCCAGCGCCTCCTCCATCCGCGCCACCAGCGCGTGCACCAGCGAGGACAGCTCCACCGCGCCCAGCTCCAGCGCCATCTGCCCCGTGCCCAGCCGGGCCACGTCGAACAGGTGCGCCACCAGCCGCGTCAGCCGGTCCGCCTGCCGCAGCGCCCCTGACAGCCCCTGGCCCAGCCGCTCGGATTCCTCCGACGCGAGCTTGTCCACCGTGCGCTGCAGCGACGACAGCTGCAGGTGCAGCGCGGACAGGGGCGTGCGCAGCTCGTGCGTCGCCACCGCCACGAACTCGTCGCGCGCGGCCACGGCCTGCTCCGCCTGCCGGTACAGCCGCGCGTTGTCCACGGCCAGCGCCGCGCGCCAGGCCAGGTCCTCCAGCTGTGACAGGTCCCGCGTGCTGAAGCGCCGCGTGGCGGAACATGTCGCCGCGCTCACGATGCCCAGCGTGCGCCCGCGCGCCATCAGCGGGACGATCATCACCGAGCGAGGGCTCAGCCCCTCCAGCACCTCCCGGTGCACGTCGTTGACGGAGAAGGCGCGCATGGCGGTTTCGTCCACCTCCGCCACCAGCTCCGAGCGCCCCGTCTCCAGCACCTTGCGCAGCAGGGTGGTGGCGCCGGGTTGCGGCGCGTAGGGCATGGACTTCTCCAACTGGGCCTGGAGCCTGTCATTCCGGGCGCGGCGCTCCACGCGCTCCAGGTGCTGGCCGTCCTCGCCCAGCATGTCCACCAGGCAGTAGTCCGCCATCTGCGCCACCACCAGCTCCGCCACGTTGCGCACGGTGGTGCGCCAGTCCAGGGACGTGGCCAGCCGGGTGGTGGCGTCCGTGAGGAAGCGCAGGTGCGTCTCCATGCGGCGCTGCTCGGTGATTTCGCGCACCACCCCGCCCACGCCCAGCAGGTCCGTGCCGGAGCGCACGGGGAAGTACGTGGCCAGGAAGGTGCGCGGCTCCGGGCCGGCGACGTACTCCACCGGGTCGTCCACCACGGCCGCCTCCGACTCCAGCACCTGGCGCAGCAGGTCCTCGATGGGGCCTCCCGCCGGGCCCATCAGCTCGCGAGGCGTGAAGCCCAGGTGCTTCTCCAGGGGGATGCCGTTGTTCTCCGCGATGACCTTGTTGAGCCGCACGTAGCGCAGGTCCTGGTTCACGAAGCCCATGCCCACCGGCGACGCGGCGAAGAAGGACTCCAGCATGGCCGCGGACGCGTCCCGCTCACGCAGGGCCTCGCGGGCCTCTCGGTACAGCCGCGCGCTCTCCACCGCCAGGGCGGCGCGGCGCGCGAACTCCGTGGCGTAGCCCAGCTCCCGCTTCGTGTAGCGGCGCGCGGGCGACGCGGAGACCAGGTTGATGATGCCGAAGCGCCGGCGCCCCACCGCCAGAGGCAGCAGCATGGACGAGCGCGGCGCCAGCGCCTCCAGCAACTGGCGGTGCTCGCTCGAGCGGGAGACCTGATCCAACCAGTCGGGCGTGATGTCCGCGATGAGCACGGGCTTGCCGCGCGCGAACGCCCGGCCCAGCGGCGTGTCCGAGCCGGCCTCCGGCGGAAAGGGCAGCGTCTGGTCCAGCAGCGACTGCTTGCGCGGGTCCTTCGCGCTGAGCGCCAACCGGTGCAGCGCGCCGTCCGGCCCCAGCACGTCCACCATGCAGTAGTCCGCCCACTCCAGCGTGGCCAGCCGCGCCACGGCCTTGAGCGTGGTCTCCCAGTCCAGGGACTCGGCGAGCAGCCGGCTCGCCTCGCTGACGAAGAACTCCGCGCGCTCGGTGGCCTTGCGCTCGGTGATGTCCACGTTGATGTTCACCGCGCCCACCAGCCCGCTCTCCGCCGAGTACAGCGGCGCCGAGGAGTTGAGGATGGTGCGGCGCGCGCCGTCCTTCCCGACGATGTCCACCTCCTCGTTGGAGACGGTCTGCCGGGTG
The sequence above is drawn from the Corallococcus sp. NCRR genome and encodes:
- a CDS encoding CBS domain-containing protein, producing the protein MCRSPEFQNLVSRAITLFPEDTVLGALQQMYRHGVHVLPVVEGRGGDLLGEVTEDELHRVARRRPLARLAEILTVKALAVPEETTVETAAPLRLAASSGWLH
- a CDS encoding nucleotidyltransferase family protein, with the translated sequence MKAVAIILAAGKARRMSHPKALIEHEGGKSFLQSLASTFGKAGCGVLGVVGSDEAAVREQHPSLELVTNPNWERSLLSSVKAGLEAAMAEDADVVLLHPVDMPALRVTTVKSMLKDMERGGSDGVMALRPEYDNATGWPVVLSKGAARKLLEAEGEDLEAALKVINPRRLNVKDPGVIVNINTPEIYGRVFSMEPKLAPPPKRRMKRAGASNGSGAETTPASYAASSEE
- a CDS encoding OmpA/MotB family protein, with product MDDARTTAALGRWRWLPWGLLAVAVAVASTGAWLGSRSLHALETRSAQLEREAAESEAHVAQLQTLRQAMERRLRALEREQQAQEWGGAAAELQAKSAEAQRTKREAALETLGRTLQDALKAGDVTVALEDDALSVEVSERLLFAPATTSLTPEGAGVLKQAAAVLRGPLADHRVAVEAHTDEVLPAAPGAPATTAWELSAARAVVVVRRLGEREGLAPERLSATGHAAYRPRVPNDSPPHRASNRRITLRVSPTPVTPESAAVARTEPPPRPMKRQAKAKAKKTAQR
- a CDS encoding sensor histidine kinase, whose translation is MSEPTGTFLAESTPVPQEWLRTVLHLLPVGVVIVDTAGRLLAANAAASALWGQDALARMQLEHFGTFEAYWPGTGRRLRGEEWAVARTLRTRQTVSNEEVDIVGKDGARRTILNSSAPLYSAESGLVGAVNINVDITERKATERAEFFVSEASRLLAESLDWETTLKAVARLATLEWADYCMVDVLGPDGALHRLALSAKDPRKQSLLDQTLPFPPEAGSDTPLGRAFARGKPVLIADITPDWLDQVSRSSEHRQLLEALAPRSSMLLPLAVGRRRFGIINLVSASPARRYTKRELGYATEFARRAALAVESARLYREAREALRERDASAAMLESFFAASPVGMGFVNQDLRYVRLNKVIAENNGIPLEKHLGFTPRELMGPAGGPIEDLLRQVLESEAAVVDDPVEYVAGPEPRTFLATYFPVRSGTDLLGVGGVVREITEQRRMETHLRFLTDATTRLATSLDWRTTVRNVAELVVAQMADYCLVDMLGEDGQHLERVERRARNDRLQAQLEKSMPYAPQPGATTLLRKVLETGRSELVAEVDETAMRAFSVNDVHREVLEGLSPRSVMIVPLMARGRTLGIVSAATCSATRRFSTRDLSQLEDLAWRAALAVDNARLYRQAEQAVAARDEFVAVATHELRTPLSALHLQLSSLQRTVDKLASEESERLGQGLSGALRQADRLTRLVAHLFDVARLGTGQMALELGAVELSSLVHALVARMEEALATAGCVAVVHADQPVVALADRPRVEQVLMNLLTNAMKYAPGLPVELYVERDAEKAIIAVRDWGPGIPPEARERVFERFARNTGEHARASLGLGLYISRQLARAHGGDLLVETPPEGGPGSRFVLHLPRWKKPS